From one Bacteroidales bacterium genomic stretch:
- the secDF gene encoding protein translocase subunit SecDF translates to MRNKGIIRAFAIAMALVCLYQLLFTWKTYTVEKAAKEYAAGDYNKEAKYLDSISNVEVYNFLGLRKYTYKECKEREINLGLDLKGGMNVILEVSVADVVKALSNYNPDPTFQQALTRATQMQQNSQEDYITLFGRAFREIDPNARLAAIFRTPEMGDKIKFDATNEEVLRIIRNESNSAIDNAFNIIRTRIDKFGVVQPNIQQLETKGRILVELPGVKEPERVRKLLQGSANLEFWETYDNSEVYPYLLQANEKIKEIEDAKAALETPETETQATSSVQQPVAEASVQDTSSQGGLLDRLSQEGTTVTDTAALQGDVMKDFPLFSVLSPNVSQNQLMPGSIVGMARIKDTAQVNRYLSMAQVRDLMPRNIKFLWAVKPMKDPNDPQRKRDTDFFELHAIKQTGRDGRPPLSGDAITTASANFADQGGSSAEVSMTMNKEGAQTWARMTKENIGRSIAIVLDDNVYSAPNVQTEITGGQSRITGNFTINEATDLANILKSGKLPAKARIIQDEVVGPTLGKESIRAGFISFIMALVVVMLYLAFYYSSAGVVADIALMVNMFFLMGVLASLGAVLTLPGIAGIVLTLGMADDANIIIFERIREELRAGKGLRLAVSDGYKNAYSAIIDGNVTTLLTGVVLYFFGTGPIQGFATTLVLGILTSMFCSIFISRLIFEWMLDRNKNIKFSIPATANVFSKAKFNFIDFRKKTYIISLSMVAVVLLSIIFQGFNMGIDFTGGRSYTVRFNDPVNTVELQSSLRDALENSSPEVKTFGSDNQVKITTNYLMEEELNHEITGNVDSIVLVRLYEGSKYLLGDNVDIEQFRTDHIMYSQKVGASIAHDIKRNAVIAVLLSLMVIFLYIFMRFRNWQFGLAAVTSLFFVATIMIGLYSLLYKVMPFSMEIDQHFIAAILTIIGYAINDTVIIFDRIREYVTLYPKRSMKETYNAAINSTLGRTMNTSLSTMFVLFIIFLFGGEMIRGFAFALLVGIMVGTYSSIFTAAPIVFDLMNRKNKKEVKK, encoded by the coding sequence ATGCGCAATAAAGGAATTATCAGGGCATTTGCTATAGCGATGGCATTGGTGTGCCTGTATCAACTGTTGTTTACCTGGAAGACTTATACTGTTGAAAAAGCGGCTAAAGAATATGCAGCTGGTGACTACAACAAAGAAGCAAAATATTTGGATTCCATATCCAATGTAGAAGTTTATAATTTTCTGGGGTTACGTAAGTATACGTATAAAGAATGTAAAGAGCGGGAAATCAACCTGGGCCTCGACCTGAAGGGAGGGATGAACGTTATTCTGGAAGTATCGGTGGCTGATGTTGTCAAGGCCTTATCGAATTACAATCCGGATCCGACTTTTCAGCAGGCACTTACCCGTGCTACCCAGATGCAGCAAAACAGCCAGGAAGATTATATCACCCTTTTCGGAAGGGCATTCCGTGAAATCGATCCCAATGCCCGTTTGGCAGCGATATTCCGTACTCCTGAAATGGGCGATAAGATCAAATTTGACGCGACCAATGAAGAGGTGCTTCGTATCATACGTAATGAATCAAACAGTGCCATTGATAATGCTTTCAATATCATCCGTACAAGGATTGACAAGTTTGGGGTAGTACAACCTAATATCCAGCAGTTAGAGACCAAAGGTCGGATATTGGTAGAATTACCGGGTGTGAAAGAGCCTGAAAGGGTCCGTAAGTTATTGCAGGGATCTGCGAATCTCGAATTCTGGGAAACTTACGATAATTCGGAAGTATACCCATATCTGTTACAGGCCAATGAAAAGATCAAAGAAATAGAAGATGCCAAAGCTGCTCTGGAGACACCGGAGACAGAAACACAAGCAACTTCTTCCGTTCAGCAGCCGGTAGCAGAAGCATCTGTACAGGATACTTCTTCCCAGGGTGGATTACTTGACCGGTTGAGTCAGGAAGGTACTACCGTTACCGATACTGCAGCATTACAGGGTGATGTAATGAAGGATTTTCCTTTATTTTCAGTGTTGAGTCCCAATGTATCCCAGAATCAGCTTATGCCGGGATCAATTGTTGGGATGGCTCGTATAAAAGATACGGCTCAGGTAAATCGTTATCTTTCTATGGCTCAGGTACGTGACCTGATGCCTCGTAACATAAAATTCCTGTGGGCAGTAAAGCCGATGAAAGATCCTAATGATCCTCAAAGAAAACGCGACACGGATTTTTTTGAATTACATGCCATCAAGCAGACAGGACGTGATGGACGCCCTCCGTTGAGTGGCGATGCCATTACTACAGCATCTGCTAATTTCGCCGATCAGGGAGGCTCTTCAGCTGAAGTCTCTATGACGATGAACAAAGAAGGCGCCCAGACATGGGCCCGGATGACCAAGGAAAATATTGGCCGTTCGATAGCCATTGTTTTGGATGACAACGTTTATTCCGCACCTAATGTTCAGACGGAAATTACGGGAGGACAATCAAGGATTACCGGTAATTTTACGATCAATGAAGCCACGGACCTTGCCAATATTTTGAAATCAGGAAAATTGCCGGCGAAAGCCCGCATTATCCAGGATGAAGTGGTCGGTCCTACTTTAGGAAAAGAATCCATCCGCGCCGGGTTTATCTCTTTCATTATGGCATTGGTAGTGGTGATGCTCTATCTGGCATTCTATTACAGTAGTGCCGGTGTGGTTGCAGACATCGCTTTGATGGTAAATATGTTCTTCCTGATGGGTGTGCTCGCTTCACTGGGAGCCGTGCTCACTTTGCCGGGTATTGCAGGTATCGTATTGACGCTGGGTATGGCGGATGATGCCAACATCATCATATTTGAGCGTATCCGGGAAGAGCTTCGAGCGGGTAAAGGGTTGCGGCTGGCAGTATCCGACGGATATAAAAATGCATACTCTGCGATCATTGACGGTAACGTTACTACGCTTCTGACAGGGGTTGTATTATATTTCTTTGGAACAGGGCCTATTCAGGGATTTGCCACTACCTTGGTTTTGGGTATCCTCACTTCTATGTTCTGTTCTATCTTTATCAGCCGCCTGATCTTTGAGTGGATGCTGGACAGGAACAAAAATATCAAGTTTTCCATTCCGGCTACAGCCAATGTATTCAGTAAAGCGAAGTTCAATTTCATAGATTTCCGTAAGAAAACTTATATTATATCACTTTCGATGGTGGCCGTAGTTTTATTGTCCATCATATTCCAGGGATTTAATATGGGGATTGACTTTACCGGTGGACGTAGTTATACCGTTCGTTTTAACGATCCTGTAAATACCGTAGAACTGCAGTCTTCTTTACGGGATGCATTAGAGAACAGTTCTCCGGAAGTAAAAACCTTCGGTTCTGATAATCAGGTGAAAATAACAACGAATTACCTGATGGAAGAAGAATTGAACCATGAAATAACCGGTAATGTCGACAGTATTGTTTTGGTACGTTTGTATGAAGGTTCTAAATATTTACTGGGTGATAATGTGGATATTGAGCAATTCCGTACGGATCATATCATGTATTCGCAAAAAGTAGGAGCAAGCATTGCCCATGATATCAAGCGTAATGCCGTGATTGCGGTATTGCTGTCGTTGATGGTGATCTTCCTGTATATCTTCATGCGATTCAGGAACTGGCAGTTTGGATTGGCTGCCGTCACTTCCCTCTTCTTTGTAGCAACCATTATGATCGGATTGTATTCGTTGTTGTATAAGGTGATGCCTTTCTCCATGGAGATTGACCAGCATTTTATAGCAGCTATCCTGACCATCATCGGTTATGCGATCAACGATACGGTGATTATTTTCGACCGTATCCGTGAATATGTGACGCTTTATCCGAAACGTTCGATGAAAGAGACATACAATGCTGCTATTAATAGTACATTGGGTCGTACCATGAATACCTCGCTGTCAACCATGTTTGTATTGTTCATCATCTTCCTTTTCGGGGGAGAAATGATTCGTGGTTTTGCGTTTGCTCTGCTGGTTGGTATTATGGTCGGTACCTATTCTTCCATCTTTACGGCCGCTCCGATTGTATTTGATTTAATGAATAGAAAAAACAAAAAGGAAGTAAAGAAATAA
- a CDS encoding carbonic anhydrase, protein MKNLLIVFIAVSALLSCNGSNTKVVEIDKEEILDNTILTADQQAKLTPDQVIEILKRGNDDFTQNNLIVRNTTERVRDASLGQYPKAVILSCLDSRVPVEDVFHRGIGDIFVARVAGNIVNPDILGSMEFACKVSGSKLVLVLGHEYCGAIKSAIDDVELGNITTLLDKIKPAVEQSRSSFQGEAKSSNPEFVEAVCHTNVELMVKEIRKQSPILKEMEEKGEIKIIGGVYDMHTGKVDFYENL, encoded by the coding sequence ATGAAAAATTTATTGATTGTATTCATTGCCGTATCGGCTTTATTATCCTGTAACGGATCAAATACAAAAGTGGTTGAAATTGATAAGGAAGAAATCCTTGACAATACAATTCTCACAGCAGATCAACAGGCTAAGCTAACGCCCGATCAGGTAATTGAAATCCTGAAAAGGGGAAATGATGACTTCACCCAAAATAATCTGATCGTACGGAATACCACCGAGCGGGTAAGGGATGCTTCATTAGGGCAATATCCGAAAGCTGTCATTCTTTCATGCCTGGATTCACGCGTCCCGGTAGAAGATGTGTTTCATCGCGGAATAGGAGATATATTTGTGGCACGCGTTGCAGGAAACATAGTGAACCCTGATATTCTGGGCAGTATGGAGTTTGCCTGTAAAGTGTCCGGATCCAAGCTGGTACTCGTACTGGGACATGAGTACTGCGGCGCCATCAAATCGGCAATTGACGATGTGGAACTTGGAAATATCACCACACTGCTTGATAAGATAAAACCGGCTGTTGAGCAGTCCAGATCGTCTTTTCAAGGAGAAGCGAAATCATCCAACCCGGAATTTGTCGAAGCAGTTTGTCATACCAATGTTGAACTAATGGTGAAGGAAATACGGAAACAAAGCCCAATACTGAAAGAAATGGAAGAAAAAGGGGAAATCAAAATCATCGGGGGCGTATACGATATGCATACCGGAAAAGTCGACTTTTATGAAAATCTGTAG